From Actinomycetota bacterium:
GGCCGCCGCCACGTCCTGGCTGGACGGGCTGAAGGCCAACGCCACCCGGTACGAGGACAACGAGTCCCTGGTGGCCGCCGTCAACCGGGGCGACGTCCAGGTGGGCATCGTCAACACCTACTACTGGTACCGCCTGCGCGACGAACAGGGGGCCTCGGCGATGCACTCCGCACTAGCCTTCTTCAAGCCCGGGGACCCCGGCAACCTGGTGGACATCTCGGGGGCGGCGGTGCTCGCCTCCAGCACGCACCAGGCCGCCGCCCAGCGCTTCCTCGCCTTCCTGGTCAGCGCCCCGGCCCAGGAGATCATCGCCACCAGCGAGAGCTACGAGTACCCGATCGCCGCCGGCGTCACCACCACCAAGGTGGCCACGCCGCTGTCCGGGCTGGCGCCCCCGCCGCTGTCGGTCGCCGACCTGGGCGACGGCTCGGGCGCCCTCGCCCTGTTGCAGCAGGTGGGCCTGCTCTGATGGGTGCCGCCCTCGCCGCCCCCCAGACCGGCGAACCCACGGTCAGCCGGCCTGCGGGGCGCATGCGGCGCCCGGTGGTGGTGACCGGGCTGGCCGGCCTGGCGGTGGGCGCCCTCGTGCTGCTCACTCCCGCCTTCCTGGTCTTCCAGACCACCAAGCTGGGCTGGGCGGGTGTGGCCCACGTCGTCTTCCGGCCGCTGGTGGGCCAGCTGCTCTGGAATACGGTGCGCCTGGTGGTGGCGGTCACGGTCCTGGCGGCGGCCATCGGCCTGGCCACCGCCTGGTGCGTCGAGCGCACCCGGCTGCCCGGCCGGGGGGCCTGGGGCGTGCTCGTGGTGCTGCCGATCGCCATCCCCGAATTCGTCATGGGCTACGCCTGGCAGTCGGCGTTCCGCACGGTGCACGGCTACCTTGGGTCAGTGCTGGTGATGACGTTGTCGCTGTACCCCTTCGTGTACCTGCCCGTGGTGGCCGCCCTGCGCCGGGCGGACCCGGGCCAGCAGGAGGTGGCCGCCAGCCTGGGGATGGGGCCGGTGGCCACCTTCTTCCGGGTGACCCTGCGCCAGGTGCGCCCGGCGCTCCTCGGGGGGTGCCTCCTGGTGGCCCTGTACCTGCTGGCGGACTACGGCGCCTTCGCCATCATGCGCTACCAGACCTTCACCACCACGATCTTCACCGAGCTGCAGCTGGGCTTCAACGCGCCGGCGGCCTCGGCGCTGGCGCTGGTCCTGGTGCTGCTCAGCATGCTGCTGCTGGCGGGCGAGTTCCTGCTGGTCCACCGCGGCCGGTACGAGCGGCTGGGCTCGGGCGTCGCCCGGGAAGGCCGGCGGGCCAGCCTCGGGCGGGCAGCGATCCCGGTCCTGGCGGGCTTCGGCGTGCTGGTGGTCCTCGGGGTGGGGATCCCGGCGGGGGTGCTGGTCTACTGGATGCTGAAGGGGAGCTCGACCACCCTGCCCCCGGCCTCGATCCTGTCGGCTGCAGCGCACACCGTCGCCTACGCCGGGGCCGCCGCCGCCGCCACCACCGTGCTCGCCATCCCGGTCAGCGTGCTCGCCGTGCGGCGCCGGACTCGCCTCGGCATGGCCCTCGACCGGGTTGCCCACCTCGCCCAGGGGCTGCCCGGCGTGGTCGTCGGGCTCGCGCTGGTCTCCTTCGCCCTGAGCTACCTGCCCGCGCTCTACCAGACCTCCTGGGTGCTCCTGGCGGCGTACGCCGTGCTGTTCCTGCCCCTGGCGCTGGTGGCGGTGCGGTCCGCCCTCATGGCCGCGTCGCAGCGGGTGGAGGAGGCGGCCCGCTCGCTGGGCGCCCGGTCGGCCAAGGTCTTCTTCCGGATCACGCTGCCCGCCATCGCGCCCGGCCTGGGCGCCGCGTTCGCGCTGGTGTTCCTCACCACCGCGACCGAGTTGACCGCCACCCTGCTGCTGCGCCCGACCGGCGCCGAGACGCTGGCGACCCAGTTCTGGTACTACGCCACCAACCTCTCCTACGGCGCCGCCGCCCCGTATGCTGCCTTGATCGTGCTGGTCGCCGGGGTTCCCACCTTCCTGCTGACCCGCCGGCTGGGCGCGCTCGCCGGCGGGAGCCACCCGTGATGGACGCCGGGGTGGACGTGCACCAGCCCGAGCTTTCGGCCGATGGGGTCCGCAAGGCGTTCGGCGCCACGGCCGTGCTGGCCGGGGTGGACCTCCGGGTGGCGCCCGGGTCCCTCACGGCGGTGCTCGGCCCGTCGGGGAGCGGGAAGACCACCCTGCTGCGGATCCTGGCGGGCTTCGAGCGGGCCGACGCCGGGCAGGTGTACATCGGCGGGGACTGCGTCGACGGTCCCGGCCGGTGGATGGCTCCCGAACGCCGGCGGGTGGGCTACGTCCCCCAGGAGGGCCTCCTCTTCCCGCATCTCAGCGTGTCGGCCAACATCGCCTTCGGCCTGCCCCGGGGCCGGGAGCGGGCCCGGCGCGTGGAGCAGGTCCTGGAGCTGGTGGGCCTGCCCGGGCTGGGGAACCGGCGCCCGCACGAGCTGTCCGGCGGCCAGCAGCAGCGGGTGGCCCTGGCCCGGGCACTGGCGCCCCGGCCGCGCATCGTGCTGCTGGACGAGCCGTTCGCCTCCCTGGACCGCAGCCTGCGCCAGAGCCTGCGCCAGGACGTCCGCCAGGTGCTGAAGGCGGAGCGGACCACCGCCGTGCTGGTGACCCACGACCAGGACGAGGCCCTGTCGATCGCCGACGTGGTCGCCGTCCTGCGGTCCGGCCGGGTGGTCCAGGCCGGGACCCCCCGTGAGCTCTACGACTCACCCGCCGATGCCGAGGTGGCCGCCTTCGTGGGCATGGCCAACTTCCTTCCGGGCACGATGGTGGACGGCGACAACGCCGACACCCCCCTGGGCGCCCTGTGCCTCGACTGCCCCGGCCGGATGCCGGCGGGGGCGCGGGCGACGATCCTCATCCGCCCGGAGCAGCTGGCCATCCGCCCGCCCGAGCGCTGCCCGGAGGGATGCCCGCTGGCCGCCGTCTCCCGGGTGGACTACCACGGGCATGAGGCGGTCGTGCGTCTCCAGCTGCAGCCCTCGGGCGCCCGCCCGGGGACCGACCTGGTGGCCCGTGTCCCTGCGGGGGCGGCGGGCGCAGCCCGCCCGGGGGACATGGTGGGCGTCCTGGTCCAGGGCGGGGTGCACGTGCTGCCCGGCTCGCACGAGGACGGCCCGCACGAGAACGGGTCGCTCGAGGGCGCCACCCACAACGACAAGAACCAGGCGGCGACGAACGGGGCGGGACCCGCCGCGCCGGCCGACAACGGTACCGGGAGCCGGGCAGGCGCCGGAGGGGCCCCGACGGCGTGAGTTTGCATCCCCCGACGCCGGGCGGCCCCAAGGACGGGGCGCCCGACTCGAGGACCTACTGGCGCCTGCTCGCGGTCGGCCTGGCCATGCTGGTGGTGGCAGTCATCGGGGCGGGCGCACTGGTGGTCAACAGCTCGCACGGTCAACCAGCCCCGCACGCGGTCTCACCCACGCCGGCCGCCGGAGCGGGCGACGACGCCAACGTAAACAATCCCGCCAATGCCAAAGTGGGCGGCGCCACCCCGACCCAGCAGTCCCCGGCCGCCCTCCCGCCCGCCCGGGCGTCGGGCGGTGGTCCCCTGGCCGGGGTGGGCGCCCTCGGCCCGGGCGCGCCCACCGCCGACTGGGTGGTCACCGAGAACGCCCAGCCCGGCACCCGGGACTGGCTCCTCACCAAGCCGGCGAAGAACCATGAGATCGAGGGCTACGCCAACGCGGTCAGTATCAACGCCGGCGGGTCGGCGACGCTCTTCGTCTCGACCGGCGCGCCCACCTTCCACGTCGATGCCTACCGCATGGGCTACTACAGCGGGGCGCAGGGCCGCCACATCTGGTCGTCGCCCGAGCTGCCCGGCGTGACCCAGACCGCGTGCGCCCTCACTCCCGGGGTCAACACCGTCTCGTGCGCCTGGCAGCCGTCGCTGACCGTGCCCACCGGTGCGGGGTGGCCAGAGGGGGATTACCTGTTCAAGCTGGTGGCCAGCACCGGGTGGCAGTCCTACGTCCCGCTGACGATCCGCAACGACGGATCGACGGCGGCGTACGAGATCGACAACGACGTGACCACCTGGCAGGCCTACAACCTCTACGGGGGCTACGACCTCTACCAGGGCCCGGGCGGGTATGCCAGCCGCTCGCGCATCGTGAGCTTCGACCGGCCGTACACGCTGGGCACGGGCTCGGGCGACTTCCTGGGCAACGAGCTCCACGTCGTCTCGCTCATGGAGTCCCTCGGCCTCGACGTGACCTACTCGACCGATGTCGACCTCGACCAGCACCCCGAGCTGCTGCTGGCCCATAAGGCCTTCCTGTCCCTCGGCCACGACGAGTACTACTCCCTGGCGATGCGCACCGGGCTGCAGGGGGCAGTCAACCAGGGGATCAACCTGGTGTTCTTCGGCGCCAATGCCATCTACCGCCACATCCGCTTCCAGCCCTCACCGAACGGCCCGGACCGGCTGGAGGTGGACTACAAGGCCGCCGCCGAGGACCCGCTCAACGGCAAGGACAACGCCGATGTGACGCCGGTGGCCTGGCGCGACCCGCCGAACAGCCTGCCGGAGAGCGCCATCATCGGCGACTACTACCAGTGCAACCCGGTGACGGCCGACATGGTGATCACCGACCCCTCGTCGTGGCTCTTCGCCGGCACCGGGGTGGCGCAGGGAACGCAGCTGACCGACCTCGTCGGCACGGAGTACGACCACTTCGACCCCAAGGCGCCCGGGCCCCGGAATGTGACCGTCCTGGCCCGCTCCCCGCTGGTGTGCCAGAAGCGGGCCGACTACGCCGACATGACGTACTACACGGCGCCCTCGGGGGCGGGGGTCTTCGCCAGCGGGACGCTCAACTGGGTGCCGAAGATGGTCCCGACACCGTGTGCCTTCCCCTGCCCGGGGCCGACGGTGGTGCGGGTGACCGAGAACATCCTGGCGGCGTTCGGGAGCGGACCGGCGGGGCGGGCGCATCCCTCGACCGCCAACTGGCAGGGGCTGGCGATCCCGCAGCCCTCGCCGGCCTCCGCCGCCCCGCCCGCGAGCCCGGGCCCCGATGTGGGGGAGGGGAAGAGCCAGTAGGGGCCGCCCGGCCTCAACAGGGAACTGGGGGACATCTGTCCCGGGCTGCGGGACGAATGTCCCCCGCCTCGGTTGGCGGGGCCCGCTTATCCCCAGTGGAAGTTGACGGTGTTGGGGCGGGAATCCTTGCCGCTCATCGATGCCCGGGTCTGCGCCCGGCCGATCGACCAGCGCAGCCGCTCCTCTTCGCCCTCCTCCTCGGTGCGATGCCGGTACGCGGTATCCAGCAGGAGCCCGGCGTCCAGGCCGGCGCTCATCGCCAGGCAGGGCGCCCGGAAGGCACAGTCCCGGCAGTTGTCCGGGCTCGGGTTCGGGTAGATCGCCAGGCCGGGATCGGCCACCTCGCGCGCCTCGGCGGCGGCGTTCGGGCCCACGGCCCGGACCGACCCCCGCGCCCGGCGCACGAAGGTGCGCCGGAACCATTCGCCGGTGTAGCGCTCGGTGATGCGGTCGGTGGCGGCGTCGCCTCCCGGGACGTCGGCGCCCGGCCCGGGTTCGTCGGGCGAGATCGGGCTGCGCCGGGTGTGGATGTGGCGGGGCCGGCGCATCGTCCGCCCATCGGTGGTGGCCCAGGCCGCCATCCCGGTCGTGGCCCCCTCGGCGCTGGCCTCCTCGGTGTCGAGGTCCATGCGCAGCTCGTTGTAGACGGTCCCGGCAATGCGGAGCTGGGGGTAGGTGAGCTCGGTGGCCCACAGGGCGGTCAGGCCATCGAGGTCCAGCAACAGGTCGTCGTCGTCCAACCACCGGTTCCCGACGAGGCGGTGGATGGCCATCCAGTATTCGTCGTTGTGGTCGGAGAAGAGCTGGTCCACCCGGCCCAGGTAGCGCATCTCCCGGCCGAGGTGGGTGGCGAGGTCGGAGCCCGGTGTGTCCGGATCCGGGATGGGGGCCCAGTACTCCTGGTCGGAGAAAATGGAGGCGAAGGTGTCCAGCGGCGCCGACCAGGTGAAGTACCCGTTCAACATCGAGTTGCCCAGGGCGCTGGCCTCCTCGAAATCCCGCTCCTGCTCGGGCGTCAGGGGGGCTGCCTCCTCGAAGTGCCCCACCTGCTCGGCCATGGAGCGCGAGAAGCCTTTGAGCGCCAGCGGGCGCACGATGCTGCGGTCCCAGTCGTCCATGGCCGGGAAGTAGTACACGGCGAGGGCGTCATGGATCGCCTTGTCGAAGTCGAAGGGCCGGGAGGAAACCGCCGGGATGTAGTTCTGGCGGATCCGGGCGCCCAGGTCCCACGCCCGCCGGCACCGCCGGTAGGTGGCCATCTCCTGGGGGCGGAGGACGAAAGCCCACGTCATCGCCCCTCCAGCATACGTGCGGCGACCATGTGTCCAAGAATTTCCATCACGTGTTGTCGTCGATGGCCGTGCGCGCTGTATCGTGAGCACACATGGAATCTGGGGGGGCGCTGGTGGACGACAAACGTTCCGAGGAGGATCTGACTGCCGCGCTCGCGGCATGGCGTGAGGCCGAGGCGACCCGGCGCGGCGTGCCTGCGTACCGGATCCTGCAGGACGGGACGCTGCACATGCTGGCCCGGGCCCGACCCCGCACCACCGACGCGCTCGCCCGGGTGGGCGGCGTGGGGCCCCGCACCGTCGAAAGCTACGGCCCGACGCTGGTGGGGCTTATCGGGGAGCACTGCGGCCCGGTCCCGGCCCCGGTCGACCGCCGCGACCTGAGCCCTGACTCGAAGGCGCTGCTGGCCGCCCTACAGGAGTGGCGGGGCGCCGAGGCCGAGCGCCTGGGGGTCGCCCCCTACCGCGTGTT
This genomic window contains:
- a CDS encoding iron ABC transporter permease, which codes for MGAALAAPQTGEPTVSRPAGRMRRPVVVTGLAGLAVGALVLLTPAFLVFQTTKLGWAGVAHVVFRPLVGQLLWNTVRLVVAVTVLAAAIGLATAWCVERTRLPGRGAWGVLVVLPIAIPEFVMGYAWQSAFRTVHGYLGSVLVMTLSLYPFVYLPVVAALRRADPGQQEVAASLGMGPVATFFRVTLRQVRPALLGGCLLVALYLLADYGAFAIMRYQTFTTTIFTELQLGFNAPAASALALVLVLLSMLLLAGEFLLVHRGRYERLGSGVAREGRRASLGRAAIPVLAGFGVLVVLGVGIPAGVLVYWMLKGSSTTLPPASILSAAAHTVAYAGAAAAATTVLAIPVSVLAVRRRTRLGMALDRVAHLAQGLPGVVVGLALVSFALSYLPALYQTSWVLLAAYAVLFLPLALVAVRSALMAASQRVEEAARSLGARSAKVFFRITLPAIAPGLGAAFALVFLTTATELTATLLLRPTGAETLATQFWYYATNLSYGAAAPYAALIVLVAGVPTFLLTRRLGALAGGSHP
- a CDS encoding ABC transporter ATP-binding protein, with protein sequence MDAGVDVHQPELSADGVRKAFGATAVLAGVDLRVAPGSLTAVLGPSGSGKTTLLRILAGFERADAGQVYIGGDCVDGPGRWMAPERRRVGYVPQEGLLFPHLSVSANIAFGLPRGRERARRVEQVLELVGLPGLGNRRPHELSGGQQQRVALARALAPRPRIVLLDEPFASLDRSLRQSLRQDVRQVLKAERTTAVLVTHDQDEALSIADVVAVLRSGRVVQAGTPRELYDSPADAEVAAFVGMANFLPGTMVDGDNADTPLGALCLDCPGRMPAGARATILIRPEQLAIRPPERCPEGCPLAAVSRVDYHGHEAVVRLQLQPSGARPGTDLVARVPAGAAGAARPGDMVGVLVQGGVHVLPGSHEDGPHENGSLEGATHNDKNQAATNGAGPAAPADNGTGSRAGAGGAPTA
- a CDS encoding N,N-dimethylformamidase beta subunit family domain-containing protein — translated: MSLHPPTPGGPKDGAPDSRTYWRLLAVGLAMLVVAVIGAGALVVNSSHGQPAPHAVSPTPAAGAGDDANVNNPANAKVGGATPTQQSPAALPPARASGGGPLAGVGALGPGAPTADWVVTENAQPGTRDWLLTKPAKNHEIEGYANAVSINAGGSATLFVSTGAPTFHVDAYRMGYYSGAQGRHIWSSPELPGVTQTACALTPGVNTVSCAWQPSLTVPTGAGWPEGDYLFKLVASTGWQSYVPLTIRNDGSTAAYEIDNDVTTWQAYNLYGGYDLYQGPGGYASRSRIVSFDRPYTLGTGSGDFLGNELHVVSLMESLGLDVTYSTDVDLDQHPELLLAHKAFLSLGHDEYYSLAMRTGLQGAVNQGINLVFFGANAIYRHIRFQPSPNGPDRLEVDYKAAAEDPLNGKDNADVTPVAWRDPPNSLPESAIIGDYYQCNPVTADMVITDPSSWLFAGTGVAQGTQLTDLVGTEYDHFDPKAPGPRNVTVLARSPLVCQKRADYADMTYYTAPSGAGVFASGTLNWVPKMVPTPCAFPCPGPTVVRVTENILAAFGSGPAGRAHPSTANWQGLAIPQPSPASAAPPASPGPDVGEGKSQ